The proteins below are encoded in one region of Campylobacter rectus:
- a CDS encoding Rossmann-fold NAD(P)-binding domain-containing protein → MSYPVNIAKWGIASGARRFALISSQGADERSRFFYLRAKGKAEKKIVALKYESVQIARLPAIKSEREQVRIGELFMIWLFGLLPKFILTNYRPMSAKDIAAAVIAAAQTEAKGVQIYHPKDFLQTRSDT, encoded by the coding sequence GTGAGCTACCCCGTAAATATCGCAAAATGGGGCATCGCATCGGGCGCGCGCCGTTTCGCGCTTATTTCGTCGCAGGGCGCGGACGAGCGGTCGAGATTTTTTTATCTGCGCGCAAAGGGCAAGGCGGAGAAAAAGATCGTCGCGCTAAAATACGAGAGCGTGCAAATCGCGCGGTTGCCTGCGATAAAAAGCGAGCGCGAGCAGGTGCGTATCGGCGAGCTCTTTATGATTTGGCTGTTTGGGCTTTTGCCGAAGTTTATCTTAACGAACTACCGCCCGATGAGCGCGAAGGATATCGCGGCTGCCGTCATCGCCGCCGCGCAGACGGAGGCTAAGGGCGTGCAAATTTATCATCCCAAAGATTTTTTACAAACTCGCAGCGATACGTAG
- a CDS encoding cysteine hydrolase family protein: MKFDAKILEDLAEWFEGLKEIKFSEILDATDKFERGAGADDGSHKKGGESNAVNQNERNLAANLKEKRSENLASGAANKFANIAFISVDMIEGFCSTGPLASPRVGAIADGVVQTFSAAYVAGVRNLVLLEDSHEANCAEFDAFPPHAIKGTDGANTIPQLRKLPFFDELKIFRKNSLSAAYCTEFNEFIAQNPHINTFVVLGDCTDLCVYQLVSHLKLSANEANIRRRVVVPASLVATYDAPGHEGDFYHAMFLRHMQTGLGAQVVRGIKF; encoded by the coding sequence ATGAAATTTGACGCAAAAATTTTAGAGGATTTGGCGGAGTGGTTTGAGGGGCTAAAGGAGATTAAATTTAGCGAAATTTTGGATGCGACGGATAAATTTGAGCGCGGCGCTGGGGCTGACGACGGCTCGCATAAAAAGGGCGGCGAATCTAACGCGGTAAATCAAAACGAGCGAAATTTGGCGGCAAATTTAAAAGAAAAACGCAGCGAAAATTTAGCAAGCGGCGCGGCGAATAAATTTGCAAATATCGCATTTATCAGCGTGGATATGATAGAGGGATTTTGCAGCACCGGGCCGCTAGCTAGCCCGCGAGTGGGCGCGATCGCGGACGGCGTAGTGCAGACTTTTAGCGCGGCTTACGTAGCCGGCGTGAGAAATCTCGTGCTACTCGAGGATAGCCACGAGGCAAACTGCGCGGAGTTTGACGCATTTCCGCCGCACGCTATCAAAGGCACCGATGGCGCAAATACGATACCTCAACTGCGCAAACTGCCGTTTTTTGACGAGCTAAAAATCTTTCGCAAAAATTCCCTTAGCGCGGCTTACTGCACCGAATTTAACGAATTTATAGCGCAAAATCCGCACATAAACACCTTTGTGGTGCTTGGCGACTGCACCGATCTGTGCGTCTATCAGCTAGTCTCGCACCTAAAGCTTAGCGCAAACGAGGCAAATATCAGGCGCAGAGTCGTCGTGCCAGCAAGCCTCGTCGCCACCTACGACGCGCCTGGGCACGAGGGGGACTTTTATCACGCGATGTTTTTGCGGCATATGCAAACGGGCCTTGGCGCGCAGGTCGTACGAGGGATTAAATTTTAG
- a CDS encoding sensor histidine kinase: MTQIDKTSVQDGLKSLIEQTYLIEREYKNLTASYANLQGFIKDIVEILPNAIWVLDEAGEIFLQNSEALKLGQILKFIPQEGGEISAAGQIYLIKIAQKEGKKIISATDITTEKRTERLASMGQVAAHLAHEIRNPVGSISLLASTLIKKAGNHDRPVVEQMQKAIWRVERIIKATLLFTKGLTINAREFNLAELKGECEAAIECYTYGKEIKFSLNFPDLLYVGDRDLLAMVFQNMLFNAIDAVEENEDDEGWVRIDYERCGDEHKFAVTDSGVPIKNQAMVFEPFKTSKLKGNGLGLHLCLQIVQAHGGSIEIELEPKSFCVNLPAKTRG, encoded by the coding sequence ATGACCCAGATCGATAAAACCAGCGTCCAAGACGGACTAAAAAGCCTGATCGAGCAGACCTATCTGATAGAGCGCGAGTATAAAAACCTAACCGCGTCGTATGCGAATTTGCAAGGCTTCATCAAAGATATCGTGGAAATTTTGCCCAATGCGATCTGGGTTTTGGACGAGGCGGGCGAGATATTTTTACAAAACTCAGAAGCCCTAAAACTCGGGCAAATTTTAAAATTTATCCCGCAAGAGGGAGGCGAGATAAGCGCTGCGGGGCAAATCTACCTCATCAAAATCGCCCAAAAAGAGGGTAAAAAAATCATCTCCGCAACCGACATAACGACCGAAAAACGCACCGAGCGCCTAGCCTCGATGGGTCAGGTCGCCGCCCACCTCGCCCACGAGATACGCAACCCCGTGGGCTCGATCTCGCTGCTAGCCTCCACGCTGATAAAAAAAGCGGGCAACCACGATCGCCCCGTCGTCGAGCAGATGCAAAAGGCCATCTGGCGCGTCGAGCGCATCATCAAGGCCACATTGCTTTTCACCAAAGGCCTCACGATAAACGCGCGCGAATTTAACCTGGCCGAGCTAAAAGGCGAGTGCGAAGCGGCGATAGAGTGCTACACCTACGGCAAGGAGATCAAATTTAGCCTAAATTTCCCCGACCTGCTCTATGTGGGCGACCGCGATCTGCTCGCGATGGTGTTTCAAAATATGCTGTTTAACGCAATCGATGCGGTCGAGGAAAACGAGGACGACGAGGGCTGGGTGCGCATAGACTACGAGCGGTGCGGCGACGAGCATAAATTTGCCGTGACCGATAGCGGCGTGCCGATCAAAAACCAAGCCATGGTCTTTGAGCCGTTTAAAACGAGCAAACTAAAGGGCAACGGCCTTGGGCTGCACCTGTGCCTGCAGATCGTCCAAGCCCACGGCGGCAGTATCGAGATCGAGCTTGAGCCAAAGAGCTTTTGCGTAAATTTGCCCGCAAAGACGCGCGGCTAG
- a CDS encoding DUF234 domain-containing protein → MQLIYFHLVFDALKFEANYYDIFEAIEKEILDKFELLRMRFYVDCPFADELKFSLCKFAKNDRKKFTLGKFFPRPLVLKIYAAAINSGLVSIEKTLEKPRVKDKRQRAKKGAGRELAQDKFIFNDNFTRFWFYFIEPNFALLKNGEKAELIEIIRREFDSYAGFGFELLCRELLAFRLGIEPARVRSLWAKNIEIDIFLNIDGRIVVGEAKFKEHKICKNVVNLLLKKCERLGFEPDAVALFSKSGFSNEVRRLKNDRILLFDLENFEELL, encoded by the coding sequence TTGCAGCTTATTTACTTTCATCTAGTCTTTGACGCGCTAAAATTTGAGGCGAATTATTACGATATTTTCGAGGCGATCGAAAAGGAAATTTTAGATAAATTTGAGCTTTTACGGATGAGATTTTACGTTGATTGCCCCTTTGCGGACGAGCTAAAATTCTCGCTTTGCAAATTCGCCAAAAACGACCGCAAAAAATTTACGCTCGGTAAATTCTTCCCTCGTCCTCTTGTCTTAAAAATTTACGCCGCCGCGATAAACTCAGGGCTAGTCAGCATCGAAAAGACGCTGGAAAAACCGCGCGTAAAAGATAAACGCCAAAGAGCCAAAAAAGGCGCGGGACGTGAGCTGGCGCAGGATAAATTTATATTTAACGACAATTTTACTAGATTTTGGTTTTATTTCATCGAGCCGAATTTTGCCCTTTTAAAAAACGGCGAAAAGGCCGAGCTGATAGAGATTATTAGACGTGAGTTCGACTCGTACGCGGGCTTTGGCTTTGAGCTGCTTTGCCGCGAGCTTTTGGCCTTTAGGCTAGGTATCGAGCCCGCGCGGGTGCGAAGCCTGTGGGCAAAAAATATCGAGATAGATATATTTTTAAACATTGATGGACGCATCGTCGTCGGAGAAGCTAAATTTAAAGAGCATAAAATTTGCAAAAACGTGGTAAATTTACTCCTTAAAAAATGCGAGCGACTAGGCTTTGAGCCCGATGCCGTCGCGCTATTTTCCAAAAGCGGCTTTAGCAACGAAGTGCGCCGCCTAAAAAACGACCGAATTTTACTTTTTGATTTAGAAAATTTCGAGGAGCTTTTATGA
- a CDS encoding aminotransferase class V-fold PLP-dependent enzyme, with the protein MVSIDEIRKNIILKKGVRYFDYTASGLAYAPIERRIAKYLKTYANTHSESASNALKTQKRYEKARQRLKDALGLDERFYLISAGCGATGAIKKFEEIVGLYLPPMSANRLGEERLKGANLPLVIISPYEHHSNEISLREGLCEVVRIPLSKSGEINFGRLDQLLKINSKREIIGSFSAASNVTGIISDYKKIYVMMKRYGATVAFDAASFSSHDNLDADYFDALFLSPHKLLGGVGSCGLLAIKKELVKSDKPTFAAGGTVSYVSRSSHFFAPSVERTEEGGTQHVMGLIRAALAYRLRNEVGLDVIKSREDELARLFCEGLDKIPEVVSYCPRAVPRLPIFAFNVKGVSPYDFAEALSKDYGVQTRAGCACAGPYGHDLLGLKDDQKFDQKPGWVRVSLHYSHTQKDVAYLLKAIKKTIKKFKTKKEKK; encoded by the coding sequence TTGGTTAGCATCGACGAAATCAGAAAAAATATTATTTTAAAAAAAGGCGTGCGCTACTTTGACTACACGGCCTCGGGCCTAGCCTACGCGCCTATCGAGCGCAGGATCGCAAAATACCTAAAAACCTACGCCAACACGCACTCCGAAAGCGCCTCAAACGCGCTAAAGACGCAAAAACGCTACGAAAAAGCAAGGCAGAGACTAAAAGACGCGCTCGGGCTTGACGAGCGATTTTATCTGATCTCTGCAGGCTGCGGCGCGACCGGGGCGATAAAGAAATTTGAGGAAATTGTGGGGCTTTACCTGCCGCCTATGAGCGCAAACCGCCTAGGCGAAGAGAGGCTAAAGGGCGCAAATTTGCCCCTCGTCATCATCTCGCCCTACGAGCACCACTCAAATGAAATCAGCCTGCGCGAGGGGCTGTGCGAGGTCGTGCGCATACCGCTAAGCAAGAGCGGAGAGATAAATTTCGGCAGGCTAGATCAACTGCTCAAAATCAACTCAAAGCGCGAGATCATCGGCTCTTTTAGTGCGGCGTCAAACGTCACGGGGATAATCAGCGACTATAAAAAAATCTACGTGATGATGAAGCGATACGGTGCGACCGTGGCCTTTGACGCGGCTAGCTTCAGCTCGCATGATAACCTCGACGCGGACTACTTCGATGCGCTATTTCTCTCGCCGCATAAGCTTTTAGGAGGCGTGGGTAGCTGCGGACTGCTCGCGATAAAAAAAGAGCTGGTAAAGTCGGACAAACCGACCTTCGCTGCGGGCGGGACGGTTAGTTACGTGAGTCGCAGCTCGCATTTTTTCGCGCCAAGCGTAGAGCGCACCGAGGAGGGCGGCACCCAGCACGTGATGGGGCTCATAAGAGCCGCGTTAGCATACAGGCTGCGAAACGAGGTCGGCCTAGACGTCATAAAAAGCCGCGAGGATGAACTTGCAAGGCTATTTTGCGAGGGGCTGGATAAGATCCCCGAGGTCGTGAGTTACTGCCCGCGCGCAGTGCCGAGGCTGCCGATTTTTGCGTTTAACGTAAAAGGCGTTTCGCCGTATGATTTTGCCGAAGCGCTGAGCAAGGACTACGGCGTGCAGACTCGCGCCGGGTGCGCATGCGCCGGCCCATACGGACACGACTTGCTCGGGCTAAAAGACGATCAGAAATTTGATCAAAAGCCCGGCTGGGTGCGCGTGAGCCTGCACTATTCGCACACGCAAAAAGACGTCGCCTATCTGCTAAAGGCTATCAAAAAAACTATTAAAAAATTTAAAACCAAAAAGGAAAAGAAATGA
- a CDS encoding SEL1-like repeat protein translates to MNKILAAALFALCAVCAQAKPYSPEQYAKVLREYNSVAGANNYFESGKFKEEFELRKKYCDEGLRDACGDLGLLYVTGLGAPRDSKRAGELLEYAAKNDEFKAISEYYEAALDIARAAEKYPDDKVTQHLGAEFKNSLEQCKAYKGDRHVCFRALVISGMLPKGEGGLGLSQTEFAKTWEDIVVSDVERNGMDESKVNALANELDGLATR, encoded by the coding sequence ATGAATAAAATTTTAGCCGCAGCCTTGTTTGCTCTTTGCGCCGTTTGCGCGCAGGCAAAGCCATATAGCCCCGAGCAGTACGCAAAGGTACTGCGCGAGTACAACTCCGTCGCGGGCGCGAACAACTATTTTGAAAGCGGTAAATTTAAAGAGGAATTCGAGCTTCGCAAAAAATACTGCGACGAAGGCCTAAGAGACGCGTGCGGAGACCTGGGGCTACTCTACGTTACCGGTCTAGGCGCGCCAAGAGATAGCAAAAGGGCTGGCGAACTACTCGAGTACGCTGCCAAAAACGACGAGTTTAAAGCCATATCGGAGTACTACGAAGCCGCACTTGACATAGCTCGCGCGGCGGAAAAGTACCCGGACGACAAGGTCACGCAGCACCTGGGAGCCGAGTTTAAAAACTCGCTAGAGCAGTGCAAAGCCTACAAGGGCGACCGCCACGTGTGCTTCCGCGCGCTGGTGATCAGCGGTATGTTGCCAAAGGGCGAGGGCGGCCTCGGACTATCGCAGACTGAGTTTGCCAAGACGTGGGAGGATATCGTCGTGAGCGACGTCGAGCGCAACGGCATGGACGAATCGAAAGTAAACGCGCTGGCGAACGAGCTAGACGGGCTGGCGACGCGGTAA
- a CDS encoding NAD(P)H-dependent oxidoreductase, producing the protein MLAHPDIQNSVINKRLLQEALKEPQRFSVYDLTQVYGGKSIDAAREQELIRAHDALALQFPLHNFSCPPILKSWIDAVMTHGFAYGRGSDGIAGRKVALAVTAGIKKSDYCPQGRYHFSLREVLTPFELAFKYYFRADYRDFFAFYGAEETPGVDYVSSQDDLERGAREYAEFLRNLG; encoded by the coding sequence ATCCTAGCCCACCCAGACATCCAAAACTCGGTCATAAACAAACGCCTGCTGCAAGAGGCCCTCAAAGAGCCGCAGCGCTTTAGCGTTTATGATTTGACGCAGGTTTATGGGGGCAAAAGTATCGACGCCGCGCGCGAGCAAGAGCTCATCAGAGCCCACGACGCCCTTGCTTTGCAGTTTCCGCTTCACAACTTCTCCTGCCCTCCGATTTTAAAATCATGGATCGACGCGGTGATGACGCACGGCTTTGCCTACGGACGCGGTTCGGACGGCATAGCGGGACGCAAGGTGGCGCTAGCCGTGACCGCAGGCATCAAAAAGAGCGACTACTGCCCGCAAGGACGCTATCATTTTAGCTTGCGTGAGGTTCTTACACCGTTTGAGCTTGCGTTTAAATACTATTTTCGCGCCGATTACCGCGATTTTTTCGCATTTTACGGCGCAGAGGAGACTCCGGGCGTGGACTACGTATCAAGCCAGGACGATTTAGAGCGCGGCGCTAGAGAATACGCGGAGTTTTTGCGAAATTTAGGCTAA
- the thiE gene encoding thiamine phosphate synthase — protein MAKIYAITDDILTPENSVVEQTRELLECGVKFLQYRTKLEPKNERVATALKELCESYGARFIVNDDVKFAAKIGANAVHIGKDDGGVKAARKILGDDAFIGVSCYDNLNLALKAQDEGASYAAFGAVFASPTKPNASLCKFETIMRAKEILRIPICVIGGINVANIAQIAALNPDYIAVISALYQPASIKENLRNLQAFL, from the coding sequence GTGGCTAAAATTTACGCTATCACGGACGACATCCTAACGCCCGAAAATAGCGTGGTCGAGCAAACTCGCGAGCTGCTAGAGTGCGGAGTGAAGTTTTTACAGTACCGCACCAAGCTTGAGCCAAAAAACGAGCGCGTAGCGACTGCTCTAAAAGAGCTTTGCGAGAGCTACGGCGCGAGATTTATCGTAAACGACGACGTAAAATTTGCCGCCAAAATAGGCGCAAACGCCGTGCACATCGGCAAAGACGACGGCGGAGTAAAGGCCGCTCGCAAGATACTAGGCGATGACGCTTTCATCGGCGTTAGCTGCTATGATAATCTAAATTTAGCGCTAAAGGCGCAGGATGAGGGCGCCTCTTACGCGGCATTTGGCGCCGTGTTTGCGAGCCCAACCAAACCAAACGCCTCGCTTTGTAAATTTGAAACGATAATGCGCGCAAAGGAAATTTTACGTATCCCCATTTGCGTGATCGGCGGCATAAACGTAGCAAATATCGCCCAAATCGCCGCGCTAAACCCAGACTACATCGCCGTTATCTCAGCGCTCTACCAGCCCGCATCCATAAAAGAAAATCTGCGAAATTTGCAAGCGTTTTTGTAA
- a CDS encoding hydroxymethylpyrimidine/phosphomethylpyrimidine kinase, producing the protein MKNPKKNILIIAGSDSIGGAGIQADIKTCEAYGCYSATAITALTAQNTSGVSAVMPVTPEFLNAQLEAVCAELKFDAVKIGMLFNEQLIACVKAWLEQNRGISAVIDPVCVAKSGAKLLQDGAINALKELLSLARIATPNLDEARILGLNFDGERLNLGADLPCDIVLKRTQTSEICEDTLYQKSGEIVKFGEPLERPTIMHGAGCSFATAIACALACGADEITAIKHAKAFVANAIKNAHGSNFGVRLLDHKAAGANRG; encoded by the coding sequence ATGAAAAATCCCAAAAAAAATATCCTAATCATCGCAGGCAGCGACAGCATCGGGGGTGCAGGCATACAAGCCGACATAAAAACCTGCGAGGCCTACGGCTGCTACAGCGCGACTGCGATCACGGCTCTAACCGCGCAAAACACGAGCGGCGTGAGCGCGGTAATGCCCGTAACGCCCGAGTTTTTAAACGCGCAACTAGAGGCCGTCTGCGCCGAGCTAAAATTTGACGCCGTAAAGATCGGTATGCTCTTTAACGAACAGCTCATAGCCTGCGTAAAAGCCTGGCTGGAGCAAAACCGAGGCATAAGCGCCGTGATAGATCCCGTCTGCGTGGCGAAATCAGGCGCAAAGCTACTGCAAGACGGCGCCATAAACGCGCTAAAAGAGCTTTTGAGTCTAGCCCGCATCGCGACGCCGAATTTAGACGAAGCGCGCATTTTGGGGTTAAATTTTGACGGCGAGAGGTTAAATTTAGGCGCGGATCTGCCCTGCGACATCGTGCTAAAACGTACGCAAACGAGCGAGATTTGCGAGGATACGCTTTATCAAAAAAGCGGCGAGATAGTTAAATTCGGCGAACCGCTAGAGCGTCCCACGATCATGCACGGCGCTGGTTGTAGCTTCGCCACGGCTATCGCCTGCGCTCTAGCGTGTGGGGCAGACGAGATAACGGCGATCAAGCACGCCAAAGCCTTCGTCGCAAACGCGATCAAAAACGCTCACGGCTCAAATTTCGGCGTGCGGCTGTTAGATCACAAAGCCGCGGGCGCAAACCGTGGCTAA
- a CDS encoding basic amino acid ABC transporter substrate-binding protein, whose amino-acid sequence MKKIFTLLLAALATLGAAELKIGTAANYPPFEYVDEQNKITGFDMDLVAELAKRAGFEYKIVNMSFDGLIPALKTGKIDAVASAMSATDDRRKSIDFTQAYYATENIYLRAKGNDAIASKEALNGKRVGVQQGTVQEIAANAIAGAKVVPAEEPVPLIMGLKKGKIDALVLDSSIGYGFLKKNPEIEEFYKEADGSEGFSIAFDKGKQAGLIAKINAALDDMKKDGSYDKLLEKYDLK is encoded by the coding sequence ATGAAAAAGATTTTTACGCTGCTTTTAGCGGCTCTAGCTACGCTTGGCGCCGCCGAGCTAAAGATCGGTACCGCCGCCAACTATCCGCCGTTTGAGTATGTGGATGAGCAAAACAAGATCACCGGCTTTGATATGGATCTGGTAGCAGAGCTCGCTAAACGCGCGGGTTTTGAGTACAAGATCGTAAATATGAGCTTTGACGGCCTAATCCCAGCTCTAAAAACCGGCAAGATCGACGCCGTAGCAAGCGCGATGAGCGCGACCGACGATAGACGAAAGTCGATTGATTTCACACAGGCTTACTACGCGACCGAAAATATCTATTTGCGCGCTAAAGGCAACGACGCTATCGCGAGCAAAGAGGCCCTAAACGGCAAAAGAGTAGGCGTGCAGCAAGGCACAGTCCAAGAGATCGCCGCTAACGCTATCGCAGGCGCTAAAGTGGTGCCCGCAGAAGAGCCCGTACCTCTCATCATGGGCTTAAAAAAAGGCAAGATAGACGCTTTGGTATTAGATAGCTCGATCGGCTACGGCTTTTTAAAGAAAAATCCCGAGATTGAAGAGTTTTATAAAGAAGCCGACGGCAGCGAGGGCTTTTCCATAGCGTTTGACAAAGGCAAGCAAGCAGGTCTGATCGCTAAAATAAACGCCGCGCTTGACGATATGAAAAAAGACGGCAGCTACGATAAACTGCTAGAAAAATACGATCTGAAATAA
- a CDS encoding transporter substrate-binding domain-containing protein encodes MSQNIVAALSAGKFKKLFVFAVTALMLSGCGQSSNEKASKDAAVKNEAAPVAVQQTIRVGSSADYPPFEYIDEHNKIVGFEIDMIEAVGKKIGVKFDIQNMSFDGLIPALKTGKIDAALSGMSATEERRKSVDFTKPYYFSDNLFIRKKGADVNATNMHLKKISAQVGTLQETAAKSICGDLAVPAENVAAAILALKAGKIDIVLTDSPIGYEYLKQNSDLEEFLKLPDGTEGFAVAFDKGKHLELIGKIDAAIEELKKSGEFDKMMEKYGLK; translated from the coding sequence ATGTCACAAAACATCGTTGCGGCTTTGTCCGCCGGCAAATTTAAAAAACTTTTCGTTTTCGCAGTCACCGCTTTGATGCTTTCAGGTTGCGGTCAAAGCTCGAATGAAAAAGCGAGCAAAGACGCCGCAGTAAAAAACGAGGCGGCCCCCGTAGCGGTACAACAAACGATAAGAGTTGGTTCGAGCGCGGACTACCCGCCGTTTGAGTATATCGACGAGCACAACAAGATCGTAGGCTTTGAAATCGATATGATAGAGGCCGTCGGCAAGAAGATCGGCGTCAAATTCGACATACAAAATATGAGCTTTGACGGGCTGATCCCAGCTCTAAAAACGGGCAAGATAGACGCCGCGTTAAGCGGTATGAGCGCGACCGAGGAGAGAAGAAAATCGGTCGATTTTACGAAGCCTTATTATTTTTCGGATAATCTTTTCATCCGCAAAAAAGGAGCCGACGTAAATGCGACCAATATGCATCTCAAAAAAATAAGCGCGCAAGTAGGCACCCTGCAAGAGACCGCGGCTAAATCCATCTGCGGCGACCTGGCCGTGCCGGCTGAAAACGTAGCGGCTGCGATTTTAGCGCTAAAAGCGGGTAAGATAGACATCGTGCTGACCGATAGTCCGATCGGCTACGAGTATCTAAAGCAAAACTCGGATTTGGAGGAGTTTTTAAAGCTTCCCGACGGCACCGAGGGCTTTGCCGTCGCGTTTGATAAGGGCAAGCACTTAGAGCTAATCGGAAAGATAGATGCCGCGATAGAGGAGCTCAAAAAGAGCGGCGAATTTGACAAGATGATGGAAAAATACGGCTTAAAGTAA